One Peromyscus leucopus breed LL Stock chromosome 20, UCI_PerLeu_2.1, whole genome shotgun sequence genomic window, CATCCATCATGGAAGGTGAAACTGCACACACAAAACTGAAACACTCCTTACCTTGAATGCTAGAGTGAAGGACTGAAAACTGTCTAAGAAACAAAGAGCAGGGAGTTGGAGTAGACCCGGCCCGACACCATAAACACTCAAGTTGACACGTAACAATCCATTTACCCTTCATGTTTCCAGACCCCCTTGCTGTGAAACAAACCAGACTCACCTGCGGGACCACACTCTGCATGTAGGATggtggatgctgctgctgctgctgcttttgctgCACAGCACTTTCTATTGCTACTTTAGCTACCGTGCTTGGATCCGCTCCTGCTGGTACAGCAACCATGGTTGCGCTGCAGCCAGCATTGTTGGGGTCACTGATTGTAACAATCCTCACTCCTACTTTATTTGGAATTCCTGGGACTGTTTCCCGATCGTTCTCCTCGGCCGGCCTCTTCACAGTTTTGCATTCAGCTGTGCCATTTGTAGACCGGACATCAGTCGACAGGGCAGAATGGGACACTCTAGATCCTGAGTGGGGAACTGCTAGGATTTGATGCCCCTGTATAACAGGGGTTGTAGAATGTGGTGAGACAACCACACTTGGGCGTTGCTGAGGCACATCTGAATTCAAACTTGAAGCTAGAGGTCCATTAGGCAAATCAGTACCACTGAATTGCTGTGTTGCCACACTTGACGCTTCCTGCATACTGCTTGTGGACGGTGACCCACCCAAAGTTAACACAGGTCCATTAGAAACTCTTTCTAATTGATCACCTTTGGCAGTATCTTGCTGAGAGGCATCTGAAGTCCCTTGTGGTTCTACTGGAGATATCTCACCATTTCCAACATGATTAGAAGAAGTTTTGTGATTTGGAATGTTTTTGCTTAAATGAGAACCATCTCCTTTATCAAAATCACAGATCCCATTAACGAGGGTTTTTTTCAAATCACTTTTGATATCCTGCATGTCCACTTGTTCTGAGTTCTGTTTTGCAGATGCTCCATTCTCACCTAATTCCAAGGATGGCCCATTGCTGATTAGTGAGCACTGATTAGTCTCACTCTGAATCTTCCCTGAGTTTGAAGGAGGTAGACTTGAGTCACTGTACTTTCTCCCATTTAAAAGGCTGCCCACCTGTAGTTCACTTTCACTTGTATCCCCGTTGCTGGTGCTTGTGGTTCCTCGTCGGCAGGACGGATTCTCCATGACCTCAATTTTCCGTTCATGCACATGTAAACCTGTTGCTTCctttgcttcctcctccttctggcAAATGATCTTATCACCTTTGAATGGGGGGGTAGCAGTGGTACATGGTGATTGTCCGGCTGCAAGCGTTTGCACCTGAAGCCCGGCTCCTGCCTGCGCTCCACTCATGCCAATTCCTGCTGGAGCAATGAGCTGAGCTGCACTTCCCTGACTCACGGTCGCAGTCGCAAAACTGGTATTTGGCACAACTGTTATGGTTACCTGGTTGCCAGAAGTCCCTTGGAAAATGGTTGCTGGGCTATTGGAGATCAGTGGACCCGGCAGTATCTGTAAGTTCGAAATGGGCACTGTTTGCACTCCCCCTGTTGATGGCATTGTACTTTGGACCAACTGAACATTTTGCTGGCCAACCAACAGCTGCTGAGCTGGAGTCTGCCCCTGCACTCCAAAACCAGCTGCTTGGTTATTGGCCACCTGATAGACCACCTGAGGGCTGGGAGCTCTTGCATTGTTAGGGGGAGGAATCTGAGGTGCTGGGAGGATCAGCTTACCCCCTGGGGTTGAAGGACCCCGCTTGGGAAGCAGCAGCTGTTTTATCAGACTAGACTCATTGGAAGCAGGCTGGGCTACTCCTGCATTTGTTTGCTGGGGCTGAACTTGCATCTGTACTTGTTGTGGCTGTTGAACTTGTACCTGGACCTGCTGTGCGGGAGGTGCTGGtgaatgctgctgctgttgctgcctcTTCACAGATAGCATCTGACTGACAGTAGGAGGTGGTCCCTGTGACTGAAGGGTGGAAGAAGATGACATGGCAGTAGGGACTTGGTTATTAGTGGTGGGGACAGGTGATGGTGAAGAAGATGGAGTTATGTTTGGTTGTCCAGTTAGCTGAACTGTCTGACCAGCTGGGAGAGCTGCCGGATTAGCAAGAACAATTTGGTGAATGGCTGGTGCATAAGTTTGACCTTGTTGAGCTGGCTGGCTTACAATCACTACACTTTGCTGGGTTGGTTGCTGTGGTTGTTGAATAGGCTGCTGTACCACTGTTGATGAAACTTGCTGAGAAGGAAGCGGTTTGGGTGCAATGTTCTGGAATCCTACCCTGGAGGGCTGTGGACTTGGAACACCAGCTATGGTAACCACCTGTCCTGTAGCTACCTGGAAATTCTGTACTGAAGTTGCTGAAACGATGTTGGATGCAGAAGTTGTTACGTACTGTGGGGGTGCTATGATAACAGTGTCTTGAGGCTGGCTACCAGCCGCTGTCTGTTGAGATGAAGTGTGCATAGGTTGTGGTGATGTGCTGATTAATTGTTGACCCTGTGAAACTGTAGACGTACATGCTGGCATGTTCTGTACTCTTCCAAATAGATGACTCTGTGGTACAGTTTGCTGGATTACTGTGACAGGAGTACCTGAAGGGATCTGTCCCGGGACCACTGTGTGTAATGGAGATGGCTGTGACATCACAGATGGATGGTGAAGCAAAGTCTGAGAGTTCACAACTGTCACAGGTTGGGGCCCTGTACTGTGATTCTGGACCACAGAACCCTGTGCAGGTCCTCCTCCAAGAGCAACACTCACAGGAACTGCTGTTGGGGGCAGGGAATTCTGGATGACTGTTGCCTTAACGACCTCACAAGGAACTGGAGCCTTATTCTGAATGACAGTCACTGGAGCACTTTGTTGCTGGTGGGTATGAATTGAAGGATTTGGTGGAATTCTAGAAACAGTCTGTGCCACAGTATGAACACCTTGTACTGGAAAAGACATTTGTGTTGCAGTCAAATTTGAAGATTGATTGGTAACAGGAGTCCTCTGAAAATGATTTCCTACAGCTTGAGATCCATGAGGGATTCCTATACATGGGGAAAATCAAAGTTCCTAGTGAAATGAGGGCAGGACATCAAATGTCTTATTATCTTACTTAATACAAGAGGAAGGGTATAGAGAAATGAATGCCCAGAGAAGAGGAAACATTCGAGTATGGTGATACCCGTGAGAAATACCGTAAAAAGCACAGGGCAAGGTCATCActtaatatatacaatatacatttaAATTCCGGTTCTACACTAGCAAtacttaaaacaattaaaaacttgGGGTATGCTGCtattgcctgtaatcccagctttcaaGAGGAGCccaagcttgaggccagcatggtctgtaTAGCAAGACTTGcctatgaataaaataaaaagtattaaaatttaaaattaatacctGCAGGTGAAGGAGTTGGAGATACATCAGCAACAGAATCAACACGGACAACAGGAGTGGAAACTGGCTGCTGCTGATAGTACATCTGGATGGGGAGTGGAATAGTCCTCCGTTTCACTCCTATTACATGGATATGTGCCTGCCCACTGTTACTGGAATCCTCCACTCTCTTTACTGTATGATTTGGAAAAACTGTTCTGTAAAATAACACATACTCAATTATGAAAACCAGCCAAGAACACAACACTGTTTCTAGTAATGCTTAGCACACTGCCACTGTTACTAATGTATGGACCAATATGCTTCAAAATGTCATATTCAGCAAAAGTGGAATACAAAGAAAACTATGTAGAAGATTAATTCTCCAATTAAAAAGCCATTATTTATTAACAATGTTGAGTTGTAAAGCAATTCCATATATAATAGtttacatacatgtatttttacAAATTTAGCAAATTATCAAAAAGTCTCATCTTAGGCCAGATGCATGTTAACTACATATTAGGATTCAAGACTTAAAAAGAATAATGTCTTCAACATGTCAAGGAAGGTAGGAAAAGAGTAGAATTtgatttcttacttttctttctttgataaaCCTCCCCATCTCAACACAGTGACTTTACAAGTCTCCACTGCACTAAAGCCAACGTGTGGGGAAGCTCAAGCAGTAGCTATGTAAGTCAGAAGCTTTGTGTTTTCTATAGTATTCAAGAGCAGCCAACATAAATGACTTTGACTGTGGAAAGCTATGCACTTTACCTCAGACATCTGTAAAACCCAGTTGATGTGAGAATGCCACCACGAGCTAATTTACTACAAGTTGAGAGATACTCAGAATACATTTCTGCTCGAGAGACTGAGCAATCTGGATTTACTTCAAAGTGAGCATTTAGCCTAAAAAAGAGCAAGAAATTAAGACATTATATACCACAGGTTTAAAACCCATGTTGAAAGATAATGTGTTATACTAATAATTACTTCAACTAACCAATTTCACTACCTTGTACGTCAGTAGAAGTATACACACTAAGTTTTAGACAGATTTAATGAACTAGACCAATTGCTTATCATATTACTACAGTATTATAAATAAAAGCTACAGTTACAGCTCTGCCATAGGAAGGATGGTCTGTTAGCAACAGTTCTCTAAG contains:
- the Arid2 gene encoding AT-rich interactive domain-containing protein 2, with protein sequence MANSTGKAPPDERRKGLAFLDELRQFHHSRGSPFKKIPAVGGKELDLHGLYTRVTTLGGFAKVSEKNQWGEIVEEFNFPRSCSNAAFALKQYYLRYLEKYEKVHHFGEDDDEVPPGNPKPQLPIGAIPSSYNYQQHSVSDYLRQSYGLSMDFNSPNDYNKLVLSLLSGLPNEVDFAINVCTLLSNESKHAMQLEKDPKIITLLLANAGVFDDTLGSFSTVFGEEWREKTDRDFVKFWKDIVDDNEVRDLISDRNKAHEDTSGEWIWESLFHPPRKLGINDIEGQRVLQIAVILRNLSFEEGNVKLLAANRTCLRFLLLSAHSHFISLRQLGLDTLGNIAAELLLDPVDFKTTHLMFHTVTKCLMSRDRFLKMRGMEILGNLCKAEDNGVLICEYVDQDSYREIICHLTLPDVLLVTSTLEVLYMLTEMGDVACTKIAKVEKSIDMLVCLVSMDIQMFGPDALAAVKLVEHPSSSHQVLSEIRPQAIEQVQTQTHVASGPASRTVVAQHAAPPPGIVEIDSEKFACQWLNAHFEVNPDCSVSRAEMYSEYLSTCSKLARGGILTSTGFYRCLRTVFPNHTVKRVEDSSNSGQAHIHVIGVKRRTIPLPIQMYYQQQPVSTPVVRVDSVADVSPTPSPAGIPHGSQAVGNHFQRTPVTNQSSNLTATQMSFPVQGVHTVAQTVSRIPPNPSIHTHQQQSAPVTVIQNKAPVPCEVVKATVIQNSLPPTAVPVSVALGGGPAQGSVVQNHSTGPQPVTVVNSQTLLHHPSVMSQPSPLHTVVPGQIPSGTPVTVIQQTVPQSHLFGRVQNMPACTSTVSQGQQLISTSPQPMHTSSQQTAAGSQPQDTVIIAPPQYVTTSASNIVSATSVQNFQVATGQVVTIAGVPSPQPSRVGFQNIAPKPLPSQQVSSTVVQQPIQQPQQPTQQSVVIVSQPAQQGQTYAPAIHQIVLANPAALPAGQTVQLTGQPNITPSSSPSPVPTTNNQVPTAMSSSSTLQSQGPPPTVSQMLSVKRQQQQQHSPAPPAQQVQVQVQQPQQVQMQVQPQQTNAGVAQPASNESSLIKQLLLPKRGPSTPGGKLILPAPQIPPPNNARAPSPQVVYQVANNQAAGFGVQGQTPAQQLLVGQQNVQLVQSTMPSTGGVQTVPISNLQILPGPLISNSPATIFQGTSGNQVTITVVPNTSFATATVSQGSAAQLIAPAGIGMSGAQAGAGLQVQTLAAGQSPCTTATPPFKGDKIICQKEEEAKEATGLHVHERKIEVMENPSCRRGTTSTSNGDTSESELQVGSLLNGRKYSDSSLPPSNSGKIQSETNQCSLISNGPSLELGENGASAKQNSEQVDMQDIKSDLKKTLVNGICDFDKGDGSHLSKNIPNHKTSSNHVGNGEISPVEPQGTSDASQQDTAKGDQLERVSNGPVLTLGGSPSTSSMQEASSVATQQFSGTDLPNGPLASSLNSDVPQQRPSVVVSPHSTTPVIQGHQILAVPHSGSRVSHSALSTDVRSTNGTAECKTVKRPAEENDRETVPGIPNKVGVRIVTISDPNNAGCSATMVAVPAGADPSTVAKVAIESAVQQKQQQQQHPPSYMQSVVPQNTPMPPSPAVQAQGQPNSSQPSPLSASGQHADPVRKPGQNFMCLWQSCKKWFQTPSQVFYHAATEHGGKDVYPGQCLWEGCEPFQRQRFSFITHLQDKHCSKDALLAGLKQDEPGQVANQKSSTKQPALGGTGSAPRAQKAIASHPSAALMALRRGSRNLVFRDFTDEKEGPITKHIRLTAALILKNIGKYSECGRRLLKRHENNLSVLAISNMEASSTLAKCLYELNFTVQSKEQEKDSEML